One Drosophila kikkawai strain 14028-0561.14 chromosome 3L, DkikHiC1v2, whole genome shotgun sequence genomic window carries:
- the LOC108078223 gene encoding large proline-rich protein bag6 isoform X4 → MQINLKVKTLDARTHEFSIDNEITIRQFKDQIAEKTNIAAENQRIIYQGRVLADEKQVKEYDVDGKVLHVAERPPFSQRGANARNNDEPMRTFRNVARPPPGMRTSPYFRALDGMLVGTMAIPVNNGPVTGVSKYNTFPWDLKLPQFLQTRTPSTRYPNSSSFCINRITVAMHMIECAGNIAAYLENPAVGLNNQSLDILQRGRWSMESTVVEVGVSSTDLPRNNNIIDMVQDAVTAALSRTGARNYTVVQLPTVYTNESGETSQQRTGEAAGSEGAAAGTPSDASGETTAATVIIEDVIETDDEAADGASDRSTTPTPDPEVEGAVGGQPAANTNAAAASAAPSSSSAAGDAATAQAGAEGANNAGPRRRTRPQVLAQVIQHYRRVQTRLAPFVDRYYDILQNDPTFEESDTAGREDAQRIFDRVSEAFHYLSHAQHAISDLMLDLSQPGPRVLTCRPILVEQSGYIRSNNIFTPNFMAPPPGLLNEMALRAGEHAAAAPGTQTPATGAAAPATSEPASNVRAMIEIASRAAGAAAEMAARAANAAGAANVAAASAANAAAAAALGAESDRVEDPVDEPMVAPNAAGAAPAQAQQQPRLEMDPQMEMARLLQAVVNRANNEANDVHVEFNSPNIMSINLPVHVMTAAVRPAPAGSAATAASAPAPATEDSNETSPAAESPTAASTSNGTRSGEQRANTLPTTSTQTRSTSRPQIQIGGNNNWGGRIAPTHTAFDRFLPCNSHHIREPEQLPHSSNASGSTNNNRSTTTAPASGAAIVLPTTAAGPRPVTSDRIQRGSANVRSTWSSRRQRPASNLLNSLRPTAWAQAQTQTHSHVSSGGGGSGSPTLRGGAARVRAMGRVPFNRDRLAAAARPVLVGGGTNVGLGAVRRGRIQTATGRLSRPFPTLVANFLLNNLRNNAQSAPAGSAAIATAEGVTAISATAATAAAAASTTVSPTAAAPSTQATPTIPRVDVSNLHSQLRNFLNDSLFAGGVPINEQTIPEAIGRALEWFGESLVYLPQYERPEYNSRDSVCNILRVSLRLIIELCSSGAPGGAQFEQNLKQICEQFRKRLYSVLFLCLGSANAELYWRQLMRLLCAPLRSNFRNEALQFLCIYIDPTIPAQTDTVDAQQFLVLRSTQAVSPTDAGETPQPPQLETLDTDVEMAEVAASSSSSAPADTLPAVIVGSEPWHMSFPNDWLPVITRDLQTQTEQSNRPQPPYSDAYISGMSAKRRKIIQSEKPTASVECLIASGVQRALQNSGLGGSNGSASSSSISADTVIGSIAHDASTQASYTDAVRSIVRERIKQDADYKPNKYPQIAKFAEQK, encoded by the exons atgcaaataaatctTAAGGTGAAGACCTTAGATGCGCGCACCCACGAATTCAGCATCGACAATGAG ATCACGATCCGTCAGTTCAAGGACCAAATAGCGGAGAAGACCAACATAGCGGCGGAGAACCAGCGCATCATCTACCAGGGTCGCGTGCTCGCCGACGAGAAACAGGTGAAGGAGTACG ATGTCGACGGCAAGGTCCTGCACGTGGCGGAGCGTCCGCCGTTCTCGCAGCGCGGAGCCAATGCCCGGAACAATGATGAGCCGATGCGCACCTTCCGGAACGTGGCACGTCCGCCCCCGGGTATGCGCACCTCCCCCTACTTCCGAGCTCTCGATGGCATGCTGGTGGGCACCATGGCCATACCAGTGAACAATGGCCCCGTGACCGGGGTAAGTAAATACAACACATTCCCCTGGGACTTAAAATTACCTCAATTCTTGCAGACCCGCACTCCGAGCACTCGCTATCCCAACTCCTCGTCCTTCTGCATCAACCGCATCACAGTGGCCATGCACATGATCGAATGCGCCGGCAACATAGCCGCCTATCTGGAGAATCCGGCTGTGGGATTGAACAACCAGTCTCTGGACATTCTGCAGCGCGGTCGCTGGTCCATGGAGTCAACGGTGGTTGAGGTGGGCGTCTCTTCCACGGATCTGCcgcgcaacaacaacattatCGACATGGTCCAGGACGCAGTGACGGCTGCTCTGTCGCGTACTGGAGCCCGGAACTACACGGTGGTGCAGCTGCCGACGGTTTATACCAACGAGAGCGGCGAGACCAGTCAGCAGCGGACGGGAGAGGCTGCTGGCAGCGAGGGAGCAGCTGCTGGAACCCCCAGCGATGCCAGCGGTGAGACAACAGCGGCCACTGTCATCATTGAGGATGTGATCGAGACGGACGATGAGGCCGCCGATGGGGCCTCTGATCGTTCGACAACACCTACTCCGGACCCGGAGGTGGAAGGTGCAGTTGGTGGTCAGCCGGCTGCCAATACGAATGCTgcggctgcttctgctgcacCCAGCTCTTCCTCCGCCGCTGGAGATGCAGCCACTGCTCAGGCTGGCGCTGAGGGAGCTAACAATGCGGGCCCTCGACGCCGCACCCGGCCCCAAGTCTTAGCCCAGGTCATTCAACATTATCGCCGTGTCCAAACGCGACTGGCGCCCTTCGTGGACCGCTACTACGATATCCTCCAGAACGATCCCACGTTCGAGGAGAGT GACACTGCTGGACGTGAGGATGCCCAGCGCATCTTTGACCGCGTATCGGAGGCTTTCCACTATCTGTCGCACGCCCAGCATGCCATCTCCGACTTGATGCTGGACCTATCGCAGCCAGGACCGCGAGTGCTTACCTGCCGACCGATTCTCGTCGAGCAGAGCGGCTACATACGCTCCAATAACATATTTACGCCCAACTTTATGGCTCCGCCGCCGGGTCTGCTCAACGAGATGGCCCTCCGAGCTGGAGAAcatgctgccgctgctccaGGAACTCAAACACCCGCTACGGGGGCGGCCGCTCCGGCTACCTCTGAGCCGGCTTCAAATGTGCGAGCTATGATCGAGATTGCCAGTAGGGCTGCCGGTGCAGCGGCCGAGATGGCTGCTCGGGCTGCCAATGCCGCCGGAGCTGCCAATGTAGCAGCGGCCAGTGCTGCCAATGCAGCGGCTGCAGCTGCTCTTGGTGCGGAAAGCGATCGCGTCGAGGATCCTGTCGATGAGCCCATGGTGGCACCCAATGCAGCCGGCGCAGCCCCTGCTCAGGCACAACAGCAGCCACGTTTGGAAATGG ATCCCCAGATGGAAATGGCCAGACTGCTACAGGCCGTGGTCAACCGAGCCAACAACGAGGCCAACGATGTTCATGTCGAGTTCAATTCGCCCAACATCATGTCGATCAACTTGCCGGTGCATGTGATGACTGCCGCAGTGCGTCCGGCTCCCGCTGGCTCGGCAGCTACTGCTGCATCGGCTCCCGCTCCCGCCACGGAAGACTCTAATGAAACTTCGCCGGCTGCAGAGTCTCCGACAGCCGCCTCCACCTCGAATGGAACTCGAAGCGGAGAACAGAGGGCGAACACCTTGCCCACCACTTCGACCCAGACTCGGTCGACATCGCGTCCCCAGATTCAGAttggcggcaacaacaattggGGCGGACGTATTGCTCCCACGCACACGGCCTTTGATCGCTTCCTGCCCTGCAACAGTCACCACATCAGGGAGCCGGAGCAGCTACCGCATAGTAGCAACGCCAGTGgcagcaccaacaacaaccgcagcaCCACCACAGCACCAGCCAGCGGAGCCGCTATCGTTTTGCCCACAACCGCCGCTGGACCTCGCCCTG TCACCTCTGATCGCATCCAACGCGGCAGTGCCAACGTACGCTCCACGTGGTCGTCGCGCCGCCAGCGTCCTGCCAGCAATCTACTGAACAGCCTCCGGCCGACAGCCTGGGCGCAggcccagacccagacccataGCCACGTTagtagtggtggtggtggtagtGGCAGCCCCACTCTCAGGGGTGGAGCCGCAAGAGTGCGTGCCATGGGAAGAGTGCCCTTCAATCGCGATCggctggcggcggcggctcgACCGGTCCTCGTTGGTGGTGGCACCAATGTCGGCCTGGGAGCCGTACGGCGGGGGCGCATCCAGACCGCCACCGGCCGCCTGTCCAGACCATTCCCCACCCTAGTCGCtaattttttgcttaataATCTGAGAAATAATGCGCAATCAGCTCCGGCAGGCAGCGCCGCCATCGCCACCGCCGAGGGAGTGACAGCCATCTcggccacagcagcaacagcagcagcggcagcctcTACTACGGTCTCTCCTACAGCCGCTGCTCCATCAACGCAGGCAACTCCCACCATACCACGCGTTGATGTCAGTAACCTGCACTCGCAGCTGCGCAACTTCCTCAACGACAGCCTCTTCGCGGGCGGAGTGCCCATCAACGAGCAGACGATCCCGGAGGCAATTGGAAGGGCTTTGGAATGGTTTGGCGAGAGCCTGGTCTATCTGCCGCAGTACGAGCGGCCGGAGTACAACTCCAGGGACTCGGTGTGCAACATCCTGCGCGTGAGCCTGCGCCTAATCATCGAGCTGTGCAGCAGCGGAGCACCAGGTGGCGCCCAGTTCGAGCAGAACCTCAAGCAGATCTGCGAGCAGTTCCGCAAGCGTCTCTACAGCGTCCTCTTTCTGTGCCTGGGCAGCGCCAATGCGGAGCTCTACTGGCGCCAACTGATGCGCCTGCTGTGCGCTCCCCTGCGATCTA ATTTCCGCAACGAAGCTCTACAGTTCTTGTGCATCTATATAGACCCCACAATTCCCGCCCAGACGGATACCGTGGATGCCCAACAGTTCCTTGTCCTGCGCAGCACCCAAGCAGTCTCTCCCACTGATGCCGGCGAG ACACCACAACCACCGCAGCTGGAAACCCTGGACACAGATGTGGAAATGGCCGAAGTGGCTgccagcagtagcagcagtgCTCCCGCAGACACCCTGCCCGCCGTGATTGTGGGCTCCGAGCCCTGGCACATGAGTTTCCCCAACGACTGGTTGCCAGTGATAACCCGCGACCTGCAGACCCAGACTGAG CAGAGCAACCGCCCGCAGCCACCCTACTCTGATGCCTACATCTCTGGAATGTCCGCTAAGCGGCGCAAGATTATCCAGTCGGAGAAGCCGACGGCTAGTGTGGAGTGCCTCATTGCCAGTGGAGTGCAGCGAGCCCTTCAGAACTCTGGCCTGGGTGGCAGCAATGGCAGTGCCTCCAGTTCCTCGATCAGTGCGGACACCGTCATCGGTTCCATTGCTCACGATGCCTCCACCCAGGCCTCCTACACGGATGCAGTGCGTAGCATTGTCCGGGAGAGGATCAAGCAGGATGCCGACTACAAGCCCAACAAGTATCCGCAGATAGCCAAGTTCGCCGAGCAGAAGTAG